One region of Culex pipiens pallens isolate TS chromosome 2, TS_CPP_V2, whole genome shotgun sequence genomic DNA includes:
- the LOC120414099 gene encoding mitochondrial pyruvate carrier 2-like: MSKIYNGLVAAADPLVPGMLRPLWNHPAGPKTVFFWAPMFKWGLVLAGLSDLRRPADQLSVSQAGSLAATGLVWSRYSLVIIPKNWTLFAVNVFVAGTQIVQLYRAFDHSRKHPKVEK, translated from the coding sequence ATGTCCAAAATCTACAACGGATTGGTGGCCGCGGCGGATCCGCTCGTTCCGGGCATGCTGCGACCGTTGTGGAACCATCCGGCTGGACCGAAGACGGTGTTTTTCTGGGCTCCGATGTTCAAGTGGGGCCTGGTGCTGGCCGGACTGAGTGACCTTCGACGACCTGCGGATCAGCTGTCGGTGTCGCAGGCAGGTTCGCTGGCCGCGACCGGGCTGGTGTGGTCCCGCTACTCGCTGGTGATTATTCCGAAAAACTGGACGCTTTTTGCGGTGAACGTGTTTGTGGCGGGGACGCAGATCGTGCAGCTGTACCGTGCGTTCGACCACTCGCGGAAGCATCCCAAGGTCGAAAAGTGA